From Hymenobacter sedentarius, a single genomic window includes:
- a CDS encoding M1 family metallopeptidase, whose translation MIRLFLALLLLAGALRPAAAQSLYMPRDIKAAFAKGTRAPDGRPGPNYWQNRARYDISVQAAPPARDIRGHETITYFNNSPDTLNQVVMRLIMNIHRPGAARDADAAPDYLTSGLVIDTFKVNGQGRPAPFADGGTARSLPLSRPLAPHDSIKFGIAWHFPVSVESGREGTIAPTTFFLAYFYPRIAVYDDYAGWDRLPFVDSKEFYNDFNDYNLRVSVPANYIVWATGTLQNPKQVLQPAFAKRLQQSMTSDKVIHVATAADLAKNNITAQKPTNTWVWTARDISDVTVGLSNHYVWDAASVVVDARTKRRASMQAAFADSTADFHDSVKNGQYALGWFSNPANWPGVAYPFPKMTAFQGFADMEYPMMVNDSPQKDPKFGQFVQDHEIAHTYFPFYMGINESRYAFMDEGWATTFERLINTSENGAAAADEFYKKFRVNRWINDPSSAQDLPIITPSSELRSGYGNNAYGKPSLSYFALKDMLGDALFKKCLHTYMDRWHGKHPIPWDYFNSMSSAAGQDLSWFFNNWFFSNNYIDLAVAPVSGTTITVQNIGGFAVPFDVAVEYADGSKETLHQSPAVWQANPKQATLTVAKAVKWVTVQGGIFMDANEKDNTWAQR comes from the coding sequence ATGATTAGACTTTTTCTTGCCCTGCTCCTGCTGGCCGGCGCCCTGCGGCCCGCGGCCGCACAATCCCTCTACATGCCGCGCGACATCAAGGCGGCCTTTGCCAAAGGCACCCGCGCGCCCGACGGCCGCCCCGGCCCCAACTACTGGCAGAACCGCGCCCGCTACGACATTTCGGTGCAAGCCGCGCCGCCGGCCCGCGACATCCGCGGCCACGAAACCATCACCTACTTCAACAACAGCCCCGACACGCTGAACCAGGTGGTAATGCGCCTCATCATGAATATTCACCGGCCCGGCGCTGCCCGCGACGCCGACGCCGCGCCCGACTACCTCACCTCCGGGCTGGTCATCGACACCTTTAAGGTAAACGGCCAGGGCCGGCCCGCCCCTTTCGCCGATGGCGGCACCGCCCGGAGCCTTCCCCTGTCCCGCCCGCTCGCCCCGCATGATTCTATCAAGTTCGGCATTGCCTGGCACTTCCCGGTATCGGTGGAAAGTGGCCGCGAGGGCACCATCGCCCCCACCACGTTCTTCCTGGCCTACTTCTACCCGCGCATCGCCGTTTATGACGACTACGCCGGCTGGGACCGGCTGCCGTTCGTCGACAGCAAGGAGTTCTACAACGATTTCAACGACTACAACCTGCGCGTGAGCGTGCCGGCCAACTACATCGTGTGGGCCACCGGCACCCTCCAAAACCCCAAGCAGGTGCTGCAGCCGGCCTTCGCCAAGCGCCTGCAGCAGTCCATGACCAGCGACAAGGTCATTCACGTGGCCACCGCCGCCGACCTGGCCAAAAACAACATCACGGCCCAGAAGCCCACCAACACCTGGGTCTGGACCGCCCGCGACATCTCAGACGTGACCGTGGGCCTGAGCAACCACTACGTGTGGGACGCCGCCAGCGTGGTGGTGGACGCCCGCACCAAGCGCCGCGCCAGCATGCAGGCCGCCTTTGCCGACTCCACGGCCGATTTTCATGATTCGGTGAAGAACGGTCAGTACGCGTTGGGCTGGTTTTCGAACCCCGCCAACTGGCCTGGTGTGGCCTACCCCTTCCCCAAAATGACGGCCTTCCAGGGCTTTGCTGACATGGAATACCCCATGATGGTGAACGACAGCCCCCAGAAAGACCCCAAGTTCGGCCAGTTTGTGCAGGACCACGAAATAGCCCACACGTACTTCCCCTTCTACATGGGCATCAACGAGAGCCGCTATGCTTTCATGGACGAAGGCTGGGCCACTACGTTTGAGCGCCTCATCAACACCAGCGAAAACGGCGCGGCTGCGGCCGATGAATTCTATAAGAAATTTCGCGTCAACCGCTGGATAAACGACCCGTCCTCGGCTCAAGACCTGCCCATCATCACGCCCAGCAGCGAGCTGCGCAGCGGCTACGGCAACAACGCCTATGGCAAGCCCTCGTTGAGCTACTTCGCGCTGAAGGACATGCTCGGCGATGCGCTGTTCAAGAAATGCCTGCACACCTACATGGACCGCTGGCACGGCAAGCACCCCATTCCGTGGGACTACTTCAACTCGATGAGCAGCGCCGCCGGCCAGGACCTGAGTTGGTTTTTCAACAACTGGTTTTTCTCGAACAACTACATCGACCTGGCCGTAGCGCCGGTCAGCGGCACCACCATCACCGTGCAGAACATCGGCGGCTTTGCCGTGCCGTTTGATGTGGCCGTGGAATACGCCGACGGCAGCAAGGAGACGCTGCACCAGTCGCCGGCCGTGTGGCAAGCCAACCCCAAGCAAGCCACGCTGACCGTTGCCAAAGCAGTAAAATGGGTGACCGTGCAAGGCGGCATCTTCATGGATGCCAACGAGAAGGACAACACCTGGGCGCAGCGCTAG
- a CDS encoding DUF6992 family protein, whose protein sequence is MAPFASEEINRLYLASERLVGGGLAVLSAWALLNLIVSGYFVARADRRYEAYTFHGMNVGWGMVNAGLACWGVLHLHFTAPAGLRLADLVQAQLANENVFLLNAGLDVAYVMTGFFLRALASLPAQPRPVRLLGFGRSLWVQGGFLLVFDVAMWSLLHGHGKSWLPLLG, encoded by the coding sequence ATGGCCCCATTTGCGTCCGAAGAAATAAACCGCCTGTACCTGGCCAGCGAGCGGCTGGTGGGCGGGGGCCTGGCGGTGCTCTCGGCCTGGGCGCTGCTCAACCTCATCGTGAGCGGGTACTTCGTGGCGCGCGCCGACCGCCGCTACGAAGCCTACACGTTCCACGGCATGAACGTGGGCTGGGGCATGGTAAACGCGGGCCTGGCGTGCTGGGGCGTGCTGCACCTGCACTTCACGGCCCCGGCCGGCCTGCGGCTGGCCGACCTGGTGCAGGCGCAGCTGGCCAACGAAAACGTGTTTTTGCTCAACGCCGGGCTGGACGTGGCTTACGTGATGACCGGCTTCTTCCTGCGGGCGCTGGCGAGCCTGCCCGCCCAGCCCAGGCCCGTGCGGCTGCTGGGCTTTGGCCGCTCGCTGTGGGTGCAGGGCGGCTTTCTGCTGGTGTTTGATGTGGCCATGTGGAGCCTGCTGCACGGGCACGGCAAGAGCTGGCTGCCGCTGCTGGGGTAG
- a CDS encoding type 1 glutamine amidotransferase domain-containing protein, translating to MSIFSSDKLKGRKIAIIATDGFEQSELDEPKKYLEGEGAETHVISLKSGSIKGWDGPAKDWGSKVDVDKVITDVKPSDYDALVLPGGQMNPDVLRMNKDVVAFVKQFAGTGKVIAAICHGPWTLVEADVVRGKRVTSWPSLQTDLRNAGAQWEDSEVVCDKGLITSRKPADIPAFNKKIVEEMLEPQHGGRKQAVA from the coding sequence ATGAGCATCTTCAGCAGCGACAAACTCAAGGGCAGAAAAATTGCCATCATTGCCACCGACGGCTTCGAGCAGTCCGAGCTCGACGAGCCCAAGAAATACCTGGAAGGCGAGGGCGCCGAAACCCACGTCATTTCCCTCAAAAGCGGCTCCATCAAAGGCTGGGACGGCCCGGCCAAAGACTGGGGCAGCAAAGTCGACGTCGACAAGGTGATTACCGACGTGAAGCCCTCCGACTACGACGCCCTGGTGCTGCCCGGCGGCCAGATGAACCCCGACGTGCTGCGCATGAACAAAGACGTGGTGGCCTTCGTGAAGCAGTTTGCCGGCACCGGCAAGGTAATCGCCGCCATCTGCCACGGCCCCTGGACGCTGGTAGAGGCCGATGTGGTGCGCGGCAAGCGCGTAACGAGCTGGCCCAGCCTGCAAACCGACCTGCGCAACGCCGGCGCCCAGTGGGAAGACTCCGAAGTGGTGTGCGACAAAGGCCTCATCACTAGCCGCAAGCCCGCCGATATCCCCGCTTTCAACAAGAAGATTGTGGAAGAAATGCTCGAGCCCCAGCACGGCGGCCGCAAGCAGGCAGTAGCCTAA
- a CDS encoding gliding motility-associated C-terminal domain-containing protein, giving the protein MNRIWLALLISRPWLLVLAMLAPLSASATHIVGGELDLQHKTGSLYTLTLNLYFDAINGDPGALDQQLTASIFAKGSNARMANVVLTLTSNTFVNYTNPACTVGSLSTRKLVYTNDITLNAATYTNTTGYYVAVERCCRNVTIGNIVAPGAAAQTFYLEFPAVARNGAAFIDSTPRIFPPLGDYACRGELFYYDFGGQDPDGDSLAYDMVTPLNGHTTTAQPLVAQAAPAPYALITWNAGLGTTNQIPGSPALGIDARTGRLTVRPSSLGLFVFGVRCSEYRKGVKIGETRRDFQLYVLNCPTNTPPKLQVWATGAKAVYRPGRDTLRLVPGGNRCLTIRYTDPDPNSVLTMSSRPVNFTEPAPLFTTVRSGTVRAAGAPDTLTATLCFPDCTDTKGKVYLLDLIVADNGCSLPKRDTVRVAFTATQAPNTAPVLTSTFPPAPLPLSSANPAVVRVVLGQRYTATLAGTDIDRNALALSAAGDGFDLEAVKMTFAAQNGTGQANATFTWEPTCEAVSVGATSGLTVHFRLTETGPCTPLPQERVIRFEIAPPRDSVAFHPPNIITPNGDAKNDFFTMPDLPVDFCDHRFAGIKIFSRWGQLVYQSPDRGFRWGGAGSAGTYYYLVTYTDGRKYKGWVEVIP; this is encoded by the coding sequence ATGAATCGCATTTGGCTGGCTCTCCTTATTTCCCGCCCCTGGCTCCTGGTGCTGGCAATGCTGGCCCCGCTGTCGGCTTCGGCCACGCACATTGTGGGCGGCGAGCTGGACCTGCAGCACAAGACCGGCAGCCTCTATACCCTTACGCTCAACCTGTATTTTGACGCCATCAACGGCGACCCCGGCGCCCTCGACCAGCAGCTCACGGCCAGCATCTTCGCCAAGGGCTCCAATGCCCGCATGGCCAACGTGGTGCTGACCCTCACCAGCAACACCTTCGTTAACTACACCAACCCGGCCTGCACCGTGGGCTCGCTGAGCACCCGCAAGCTGGTGTACACCAACGACATCACCCTCAACGCGGCCACGTATACCAATACCACCGGCTATTACGTGGCGGTGGAGCGCTGCTGCCGCAACGTCACCATCGGCAACATTGTGGCGCCCGGTGCGGCGGCCCAAACCTTCTACCTGGAGTTTCCGGCCGTGGCGCGCAACGGCGCGGCTTTCATCGATTCGACGCCGCGCATCTTCCCGCCGCTGGGCGACTACGCCTGCCGGGGCGAGCTGTTCTACTACGATTTCGGCGGCCAGGACCCCGACGGCGACTCACTGGCCTACGACATGGTGACGCCCCTCAACGGCCACACCACCACGGCGCAGCCGCTCGTGGCGCAGGCCGCCCCGGCGCCCTACGCCCTCATCACCTGGAACGCCGGCCTGGGCACCACCAATCAGATTCCGGGCAGCCCGGCCTTGGGCATCGATGCCCGCACCGGCCGGCTCACCGTGCGGCCCAGCAGCCTGGGCTTGTTTGTGTTTGGGGTGCGCTGCTCGGAGTACCGCAAGGGCGTCAAAATCGGGGAGACGCGGCGCGACTTCCAGCTCTACGTGCTCAACTGCCCCACCAATACGCCGCCGAAGCTGCAAGTCTGGGCCACGGGCGCCAAGGCCGTGTACCGCCCCGGGCGCGACACGCTGCGGCTGGTGCCCGGCGGCAACCGCTGCCTGACCATTCGCTACACCGACCCCGACCCCAACTCGGTGCTCACCATGAGCTCGCGGCCGGTCAACTTTACGGAGCCCGCGCCGCTATTTACCACCGTGCGCAGCGGCACGGTGCGCGCCGCCGGCGCGCCGGATACGCTCACGGCCACGCTCTGCTTTCCCGACTGCACCGACACCAAGGGCAAGGTTTACCTGCTCGACCTCATCGTAGCCGACAACGGCTGCAGCCTGCCCAAGCGCGATACCGTGCGCGTGGCCTTCACGGCCACGCAGGCGCCCAACACGGCGCCCGTGCTCACCAGCACCTTTCCGCCGGCGCCGCTGCCCCTATCCAGTGCCAACCCCGCCGTGGTGCGCGTGGTGCTGGGCCAGCGCTACACCGCCACCCTCGCCGGCACCGACATCGACCGCAACGCCCTGGCCCTGAGCGCCGCCGGCGACGGCTTCGACCTGGAAGCCGTGAAAATGACCTTTGCGGCGCAAAACGGTACGGGCCAGGCCAACGCCACCTTTACCTGGGAGCCCACCTGCGAGGCGGTGAGCGTGGGCGCCACCAGTGGGCTCACCGTGCACTTCCGGCTCACGGAAACGGGCCCGTGCACGCCCCTGCCCCAGGAGCGGGTTATCCGGTTTGAAATAGCACCGCCGCGAGACTCCGTCGCGTTCCACCCCCCCAACATCATCACGCCCAACGGGGACGCCAAGAACGACTTTTTCACCATGCCCGACCTGCCGGTCGATTTCTGCGACCACCGGTTTGCGGGCATCAAAATCTTCTCGCGCTGGGGCCAGCTGGTGTACCAGTCGCCCGACCGCGGCTTCCGCTGGGGCGGCGCCGGGTCGGCGGGCACCTACTACTACCTCGTTACCTACACCGACGGCCGCAAGTACAAAGGCTGGGTGGAGGTGATTCCGTAG
- a CDS encoding ATP-binding protein, translating to MRSILHNLLSNALKFADPERSPVVRVRSTLADDGHPILTVQDNGLGMVVPENQAAVFQPFTRQHPHIGGAGVGMYLVQRIITSRGGCLEVASTVGQGTTFTIHWVEV from the coding sequence CTGCGCTCGATTCTGCACAACCTGCTCAGCAACGCCCTCAAGTTTGCCGACCCCGAGCGGTCGCCCGTGGTGCGGGTGCGCAGCACCCTGGCCGACGACGGCCACCCCATCCTCACGGTGCAGGACAACGGCCTGGGCATGGTGGTGCCCGAAAACCAGGCCGCCGTTTTTCAGCCGTTTACGCGCCAGCACCCGCACATTGGCGGCGCCGGCGTGGGCATGTACCTGGTGCAGCGCATCATCACGAGCCGCGGCGGGTGCCTGGAGGTAGCCAGCACCGTGGGCCAGGGCACCACCTTCACCATCCATTGGGTTGAAGTGTAG
- a CDS encoding porin family protein, producing the protein MKKTLLFLLLAVGSSTAAFAQARPGGSLSSKDYTGGGVTESRNTGFGIKGGYNYNKLRGDDIKGINRDSHSDFHAGVYGQFGFNEFSSVQAELLYSRQGFTANTGASGAQQTYNMDYISLPIMYVGNVTETISFHVGPQVSLLTNLKQGDTPIDISANGFNSLDYGGVAGLEARIGPARLGARYNLSLGKVFEDGPSTTGLIANRFGNAKIYNNLFQVYLGIGFTQ; encoded by the coding sequence ATGAAAAAGACTCTTCTGTTTTTATTGCTCGCGGTGGGCTCTTCTACGGCGGCATTTGCACAGGCTCGGCCGGGCGGCAGCCTTTCTTCTAAAGACTACACTGGCGGCGGCGTTACCGAATCGCGCAACACGGGCTTCGGCATTAAAGGGGGCTACAACTACAACAAGCTGCGCGGCGACGATATCAAGGGCATCAACCGCGACTCGCACAGCGATTTCCACGCGGGCGTTTACGGTCAGTTCGGCTTCAACGAGTTTTCGTCGGTGCAGGCGGAGCTGCTCTACTCGCGCCAGGGCTTCACGGCCAACACCGGCGCCAGCGGTGCCCAGCAGACTTACAACATGGACTACATCTCGCTGCCCATCATGTACGTGGGCAACGTGACCGAAACCATCAGCTTCCACGTGGGCCCGCAGGTGTCGCTGCTCACCAACCTGAAGCAGGGCGATACGCCCATCGACATTTCCGCCAACGGCTTCAACTCCCTTGATTACGGCGGCGTGGCCGGCCTTGAAGCCCGCATCGGGCCCGCCCGCCTCGGCGCCCGCTACAACCTGAGCCTGGGCAAAGTCTTTGAAGACGGCCCCAGCACCACTGGCCTGATTGCGAACCGCTTCGGCAACGCTAAAATCTACAACAACCTGTTCCAGGTTTACCTCGGCATCGGTTTCACGCAATAA
- a CDS encoding inorganic phosphate transporter has product MLLVLLFLAVVLLTYSNGANDNFKGVATLWGSGTLAYKPALVLATASTFAGSVCSYFFAAELIKNFSGKGLVPDEIIGSAAFVLAVALAAGITVLLATRLGFPISTTHGLVGALVGAGLVAVGTGVNFAKLGTTFFLPLMLGPVLAVGMGALVYVLLRQGRKAAGITEESCVCVGNTWVPVSSAPTAAFTALPTLQAGVATQAECQNLYQGTFLGINFQPLINNLHYLSAATMSFARGLNDTPKLIGLLLVCKFFAMPVNVLILAAAMAIGGLLNARKVANTMSKKISKLNHGQGFTANFITSVLVIVASKFGLPVSTTHVSVGSIYGIGLVNKTANSKEIARIGLSWLLTLPVAAALSALLYAGIRAVS; this is encoded by the coding sequence ATGCTACTAGTTCTCCTCTTCCTGGCCGTGGTGCTGCTCACCTATTCCAACGGCGCCAACGACAACTTCAAGGGCGTGGCGACCCTGTGGGGCAGTGGCACGCTGGCTTACAAGCCGGCCCTGGTGCTGGCCACGGCCTCCACGTTTGCGGGCTCGGTTTGCTCGTATTTTTTCGCCGCCGAGCTGATAAAGAACTTTTCCGGCAAAGGGCTGGTGCCGGATGAAATCATCGGGTCGGCGGCCTTTGTGCTGGCGGTGGCGCTGGCGGCGGGCATCACGGTGCTGCTGGCCACGCGGTTGGGCTTTCCCATTTCGACCACGCACGGCCTGGTGGGCGCGCTGGTGGGCGCCGGCCTGGTGGCGGTGGGCACGGGCGTGAATTTTGCCAAACTGGGCACCACGTTTTTCCTGCCCCTCATGCTGGGCCCGGTGCTGGCCGTGGGGATGGGCGCCTTGGTCTACGTGCTATTACGCCAGGGGCGCAAGGCGGCCGGCATCACCGAAGAATCCTGCGTGTGCGTGGGCAACACCTGGGTGCCCGTGTCCTCGGCGCCCACGGCGGCCTTCACGGCCTTGCCCACCTTGCAGGCCGGCGTGGCCACCCAGGCCGAGTGCCAGAACCTGTACCAGGGCACGTTCCTGGGCATCAATTTCCAACCCCTCATCAACAACCTGCACTACCTGAGCGCGGCCACCATGAGCTTTGCCCGCGGCCTGAACGACACGCCGAAACTGATAGGCCTGCTCCTGGTGTGCAAGTTCTTCGCCATGCCCGTCAACGTGCTGATTCTGGCCGCGGCCATGGCCATCGGGGGCTTGCTAAACGCCAGAAAAGTAGCCAACACCATGAGCAAGAAGATTTCCAAGCTTAACCACGGCCAGGGCTTCACCGCCAACTTCATCACCAGCGTGCTCGTGATTGTGGCCAGCAAATTCGGCCTGCCGGTGTCCACCACGCACGTATCGGTGGGCAGCATCTACGGCATTGGGCTGGTGAACAAAACGGCCAATTCCAAGGAGATTGCCAGGATTGGCTTGTCGTGGCTGCTCACGCTGCCGGTGGCGGCGGCGCTGAGCGCGCTGCTGTATGCCGGCATTCGCGCCGTTAGCTAG
- a CDS encoding LytR/AlgR family response regulator transcription factor, producing the protein MYRLGGLRGHGVGTEDGQGPRVVFTTGFNQYAVEGYKVDALDYLLKPFAYEDFLRVAQKAYAYAQLNQPTAAPAEAAPAAPPAEDYIYLKVEYQLVRDDFNDILYVEGLKDYVKVYRRSETRPLLSLTTLKSMEERLPARQFMRIHRSYIVGLQHITSIGRGTVQIGDETIPVSDGYREAFEQFISRWK; encoded by the coding sequence TTGTACCGGCTCGGCGGTCTCCGTGGGCACGGCGTCGGGACCGAAGACGGCCAGGGCCCGCGTGTGGTGTTCACCACCGGCTTCAACCAGTACGCCGTGGAAGGCTACAAAGTGGATGCGCTCGACTACCTGCTCAAGCCGTTTGCCTACGAGGACTTTTTGCGGGTGGCCCAAAAAGCCTACGCCTACGCCCAGCTCAACCAGCCTACCGCCGCTCCTGCCGAAGCCGCGCCGGCCGCGCCCCCGGCCGAGGACTATATCTACCTGAAAGTGGAGTACCAGCTGGTGCGGGATGATTTCAATGACATCCTGTACGTGGAAGGCCTGAAGGACTACGTGAAGGTGTACCGGCGCAGCGAGACCCGGCCGCTGCTTTCGCTCACCACGCTCAAAAGCATGGAGGAGCGGCTGCCGGCGCGGCAGTTCATGCGCATTCACCGCTCCTACATTGTGGGGCTGCAGCACATCACGTCCATCGGCCGCGGCACAGTCCAAATCGGGGACGAAACCATTCCCGTGAGCGACGGTTACCGCGAGGCCTTCGAGCAGTTCATCAGCCGCTGGAAGTAG
- a CDS encoding outer membrane beta-barrel protein, which translates to MKTTLLLLLLAAGAAPAAHAQGGALSSKDYGDSGTGYASGNTGFGIKGGYNVSDLRGSGSGIFPNKNSLKAFNAGVYGQMGFSNFASLQVELLYIRKGFHTDQATVTTGGTTTTVGARDNRLDYLELPILFVGNVTETISFHVGPQVSLLTKVKSGDEDLSLKANGYNSVDYGAIGGVEARLGPARLGVRYDLGLGKIYKNGTVVKYNNTALFANGITDNNIHNQTFQVYLGIGVRR; encoded by the coding sequence ATGAAAACAACCTTACTGTTGCTGCTGCTGGCCGCTGGTGCGGCTCCGGCGGCCCACGCCCAGGGCGGCGCTCTTTCATCGAAAGACTACGGCGATAGCGGCACCGGCTACGCGTCGGGCAATACCGGCTTCGGCATCAAGGGCGGCTACAACGTGTCGGACCTGAGGGGCAGCGGCTCGGGCATCTTTCCCAACAAGAACTCGCTCAAGGCCTTCAACGCCGGCGTGTACGGCCAAATGGGCTTCAGCAACTTTGCCTCGCTGCAGGTGGAGCTGCTCTACATCCGCAAGGGCTTCCATACCGACCAAGCCACCGTGACCACCGGCGGCACCACCACTACCGTGGGCGCCCGCGACAACCGCCTCGACTACCTGGAGCTGCCCATCCTCTTCGTGGGCAACGTGACCGAAACCATCAGCTTCCACGTGGGCCCGCAGGTGTCATTGCTCACCAAGGTGAAGAGCGGTGACGAAGACCTGTCGCTCAAGGCCAATGGCTACAACAGCGTCGACTACGGCGCCATTGGCGGCGTGGAGGCCCGCCTGGGGCCCGCTCGCCTGGGCGTGCGCTACGACCTGGGGCTGGGCAAGATTTACAAAAACGGCACCGTGGTGAAGTACAACAACACGGCCCTCTTCGCCAACGGCATCACCGACAACAACATCCACAACCAGACCTTCCAGGTGTACCTCGGCATCGGCGTGCGCCGGTAG
- a CDS encoding alpha/beta hydrolase family protein, which produces MTTKACQLLPLAFLLLCGAVPAYAQTNPAKLREEIVALAGMGYCRGGDYLANGKDVVFISNRSGSPQIWKVAAGGGKPVQLTTFPDPVTDLAPSPTRDLIAFELAPGGGLNAQLYVMKGDGSGVKQLTKGGKTNNFLGPWSEDGARLGFGSNEQNPTGVDFFIYEVSQGTAALAVKNNGIGSIADFSRDQQQVLVTRLASRGNNNLSLYNLATKEEKLLTPHEGPGTFFGQIAPSGDVYLGYNKDRDLLAFGRISNGGPQLLAERKDAELADFTINHAGTMAVLVWNEKGRSKLSLFDLKTNKETRQLALPVELVAGVAFSPDDQTVVFTGSGSREPANIWAYAVGRNQFKKITDSPHAGVDLAALVAPALVAFPSFDGVPLSGWLYKPTGGKGPFPTVISYHGGPEGQSVPSLNPTAQALVKQGVAFFLPNVRGSSGFGKAFLNLDNGALRVNGVKDIKAVSDYLIQAGIAKPGALGIMGGSYGGYMVMAGVTQYPDMFAAGANLFGVVNFETFFQHTEPWMAAISTVEYGDPATQAAMLRELSPIHKADLIKTPLLVEHGANDTNVPVVEAEQVVAALKKNNIPVKYTLFPDEGHGWQKTNNRITSTVEIVDWFTTRLK; this is translated from the coding sequence ATGACCACCAAAGCTTGTCAACTCCTGCCTCTTGCCTTCCTGTTGCTGTGCGGCGCGGTTCCCGCTTACGCGCAGACTAACCCCGCGAAACTACGGGAGGAAATTGTCGCCCTGGCTGGCATGGGGTATTGCCGCGGAGGCGACTATCTGGCGAATGGGAAAGACGTGGTGTTTATCTCCAACCGGAGCGGGTCGCCCCAAATCTGGAAAGTTGCCGCGGGGGGCGGAAAGCCCGTGCAGCTGACGACCTTCCCGGACCCGGTGACGGACCTGGCGCCGTCGCCTACCCGGGACCTGATTGCGTTTGAGCTCGCCCCAGGGGGCGGACTGAATGCCCAGCTTTACGTGATGAAGGGCGATGGCAGTGGGGTCAAGCAACTGACCAAAGGTGGTAAGACTAACAACTTTCTGGGTCCCTGGAGCGAGGACGGCGCCCGGCTCGGTTTTGGCTCCAACGAACAAAACCCCACCGGGGTGGACTTTTTCATCTACGAGGTGAGCCAAGGCACCGCGGCCTTGGCGGTCAAGAACAACGGAATCGGGAGCATCGCGGACTTCTCGCGCGACCAGCAGCAGGTATTGGTCACCCGCCTGGCCAGCCGGGGCAACAACAATTTATCCCTGTATAACCTGGCGACCAAAGAGGAAAAACTCCTCACCCCGCACGAGGGCCCCGGCACCTTCTTCGGCCAAATTGCCCCTTCCGGCGACGTGTACCTGGGCTATAACAAGGACCGTGACTTGCTGGCTTTTGGCAGAATCAGCAACGGAGGCCCGCAGCTGCTGGCGGAGCGAAAAGACGCGGAATTAGCTGATTTTACTATAAATCACGCGGGCACCATGGCCGTCCTGGTGTGGAACGAAAAGGGGCGCAGCAAGCTGAGCCTGTTCGATTTGAAAACCAATAAGGAAACCCGGCAGCTGGCGTTGCCGGTCGAATTGGTGGCGGGCGTAGCCTTTTCTCCTGACGACCAAACCGTGGTATTTACAGGCTCGGGGTCCCGGGAACCGGCCAATATCTGGGCGTACGCCGTGGGCCGCAATCAATTCAAAAAAATCACCGACAGCCCCCACGCCGGTGTGGACTTAGCCGCGCTCGTGGCCCCGGCGCTGGTGGCGTTTCCCTCCTTTGACGGGGTGCCCCTCAGCGGCTGGCTTTACAAACCAACGGGCGGCAAGGGCCCGTTCCCCACGGTCATCAGCTACCACGGCGGCCCCGAAGGCCAGTCGGTTCCCAGCCTGAATCCGACGGCCCAAGCCCTGGTAAAACAGGGCGTCGCCTTTTTCCTGCCCAACGTGCGGGGCTCCAGCGGCTTCGGCAAGGCGTTTTTGAACCTGGACAACGGCGCGCTCCGGGTGAACGGGGTCAAAGACATCAAAGCCGTTTCCGACTATTTAATTCAGGCCGGCATTGCCAAGCCCGGCGCCTTGGGCATCATGGGCGGCTCTTACGGGGGCTACATGGTGATGGCGGGCGTCACGCAATACCCCGACATGTTTGCCGCCGGGGCCAACTTATTCGGGGTCGTCAACTTCGAAACGTTCTTTCAGCACACCGAACCTTGGATGGCCGCTATTTCCACGGTGGAATACGGCGACCCCGCCACGCAGGCAGCGATGTTGCGGGAGCTGTCGCCGATTCACAAAGCCGACCTGATCAAAACGCCCTTGCTGGTGGAGCACGGCGCCAACGACACCAACGTGCCGGTGGTGGAGGCGGAACAGGTAGTGGCAGCGCTCAAAAAGAACAACATCCCGGTGAAGTACACCCTGTTTCCGGACGAAGGGCACGGCTGGCAAAAGACGAATAACCGCATCACCTCCACGGTGGAAATTGTGGATTGGTTTACCACCCGGCTTAAATGA